GGAGCGCCGAGGCTGCCCGGCGGGCCAGCGCCATCCCGGAGGAACGCGGTTCGGACGCCGACTCCTTGACCGGTGGCAGACCACCCTGGTGCCGGGCGACGCCGACGAGGTCGGTCTCGGCCTTGATCAGGATCGCGCCGAGCGCGGCCAGCGTGCCGAGGAAGGCCCACAGCCAGTCGATCCGCCCGGTGCCCCACAGGTCGGCGGCGCGCAGGCCGAAGCCCACGAGGACCGCCGCGTCGGTGAGATACGCCCCGACCCGGTCCAGATAGACCCCGCCGAGCGAGTACTGCTTCTTCCAGCGCGCGATCTCGCCGTCGACGCAGTCCAGCAGCAGATACATCTGGACGCACACCACGCCGAGCACGGCGCCCGTGATCCCCGGCACCAGCAGGGCCGGGGCCGCGAGCACTCCGAAGACGGTCATCAGGTACGTGAGCTGGTTGGGCGTGACCCTGGTGTTGACCAGGTAGCGGTCGACCCGCAGGGACACCTCACGCATGTAGAGGCGCCCCATCCAGTGCTCACCGCTGCGCCGGTCCTTCACCCCCGGGGGGTGGACGACCGGTCTGAGTTCAGCTACCGATGGCCTTGACATAGTCGGCGTAGATGTCCTTGATCTGTTCGGTCTTGAGGTCGAGGTGTTCGAGGATCGTGTACCGGCCGGGCCGGGTCTCGGGCGCGAACTGCACCGCACGGACGAACTCGTCCACGGTGAAGCCGATGTCGCCCGGCAGGACCGGCAGTCCGTGCCGCCGCAGCACCTGCGCCATGTAGGCGGACTCCTCGTGGGCTCCGCGCAGGTACATCGCGAAGGCCGCGCCCAGTCCGCACTGCTCTCCGTGGGCGGCCGCCCGCTTGGGGAAGAGCAGGTCGAAGGCGTGGTTGATCTCGTGGCACGCGCCGGAGGAGGGGCGGGAGTCGCCCGACACCGACATGGCGATGCCGCTGAGCACCAGTGCCTCGGCCAGCACCTGGAGGAAGTCGGTGTCGCCGACGCCGCCCGGGTGGCGCAGCACCGCTTCCCCGGCC
This Streptomyces sp. NBC_00377 DNA region includes the following protein-coding sequences:
- a CDS encoding CDP-alcohol phosphatidyltransferase family protein, with the translated sequence MSRPSVAELRPVVHPPGVKDRRSGEHWMGRLYMREVSLRVDRYLVNTRVTPNQLTYLMTVFGVLAAPALLVPGITGAVLGVVCVQMYLLLDCVDGEIARWKKQYSLGGVYLDRVGAYLTDAAVLVGFGLRAADLWGTGRIDWLWAFLGTLAALGAILIKAETDLVGVARHQGGLPPVKESASEPRSSGMALARRAASALQFHRLVLGIEASLLILLLAVIDQVRGDLFFTRLGVAVLAGIALLQTLLHLVSILASSRLK